Genomic segment of Pseudomonadota bacterium:
AGCCAGATCAAACTGCATGCTCGCAGCACATCATAAAATTCAACAGTTTGATTCAGCTTTAGTATATTAAACAAATAGACGTGGTAACCAAACAATGGCTCTTCTTACAAAAATTTTCTCGGGACAAAAAGTTGAAAAAACGCCTTGTTGGCTAATGCGGCAGTCGGGGCGTTATCTGCCTGAATACATGGAGCTTCGCTCAAAGGCCAGCAACTTTGTTGATTTTTGCTTAACTCCGCACATCGCAACTGAGGCAACTCTTTTGCCCTTCCAAAGGTATGATTTTGATGCTGCGATTATCTTTTCCGACATTCTCATTATTCCGCACGCCCTTGGACAAGACGTCTCATTTATAACAGGAAAGGGTCCACAGCTTTCGCGTCTGTCACAGCCAAGTGACTTGCAGGCCTTAACCACAAAAAAATTGCCTGATGTGGTAGCTCCGGTTTTCGAAGCCATAGCGGCAGTGCGCAGCAGATTGCCGCACGAAAAGGACCTAATTGGGTTTGCAGGTTCCCCTTGGACAGTAGCCTGTTATATGCTTGAGGGACAAACCAGCAAAACGTTTTCTAATGCCAAAACATTTGCCTTTAAGTACCCCGAAGCTTTTCAGGAACTATTGCAGCTTCTTGTGCAGGCAACTTCTGACTACCTCATCCAACAAGTAGATGCTGGCGCCCAGGTGATTCAACTTTTCGATAGCTGGGCTTCTTCTGTTCCTGAGGCCCAGTTTGACAGTTGGGTTGTACACCCCACCCGGCAAATCGTTAGTAGTGTTAAAGCCCGACATCCTGGGGTGCCGATTATAGGTTTTCCTCGTGGGGTAGGGCCTTTGTATCTTGAGTACGTTTCTGGAACTGGTGTCGATGGAGTCAGTCTAGATTCTTTTCTTCCTCTTAAGTGGGCACTGGAGAACTTGCCAAATAATGTGGTATTACAGGGGGCTTTGGATCCACAGATTCTGGTGGTTGGAGGTGCGCTAATGGAGCAAGAAGTCAAACGGCAACTGGCGCTTGTAGCGGGACGTCCGCATATTTTTAACTTGGGTCACGGCATTGTACCGGAAACTCCTCCTGAGCATGTGGAAACATTGTTGGATCTCGTGAAAGCAGGACATGAACAGTAAATTAAACAAGACAGCTGTTGTTCTTTTTAATCTTGGGGGACCTGATAACCTGGAGGCAGTCCGCCCCTTTTTATTCAATCTATTTAATGATCCTGCAATCTTGCAAATTCCCAACCCTTTTCGCACCCTACTTGCTAGGGTAATTTCGTGGCGACGAACGCCTGAGGCGCAAAAAATCTATGGAGCCATTGGAGGAAAGTCACCGATACTCGAAAATACCCAAGCCCAAGCCGATGCATTAGAGTTAGCCTTGGGTGATGGTTTCAAGGTGTTTGTTTGTATGCGTTACTGGCACCCCATGGCCAAAGGGGTTGTGACCGAACTACAAAAATACGCACCCCAAAGGATAGTTTTGCTATCTTTATACCCGCAGTATTCAACCACCACCATCGAGTCTTCACTGAAAGATTGGTACCAAAATGCAGCTCTGTGTTTTTCCAAAACTCCAATAGATAAGATCGAGTGTTATCCAACCATTGCTGGCCTGGTTGACTTTTTTGCTGATGAGATCAAAAAGGCAATATCAAAATGCGAAAAACTAGATAAAACGCCCCGAATTCTATTTTCGGCGCACGGTTTACCACAAAAAATTGTGGATCAGGGGGATCCTTATCAACAACAGGTAGAAGAAACTGTTAATGCTATTCTTGCATCGATAGGTCGTTCGGTAGATTCGCAAATTTGCTATCAGAGTCGAGTCGGGCCGCTGCAATGGCTTGGACCTGCAACAGACAATGAGATTATACGTGCTGGCAAAGAAGGAAAATCCGTGATTTTAGTCCCTGTAAGCTTTGTGTCAGAGCATTCAGAAACACTTTATGAGCTAGATATCCAATACAAAGCTCTGGCGGATCAGTCTGGTGTGCCTAAATTTTATAGAGTGGCAACAGTTGGATGTACCCCGGCATTTATCAATGATTTGGCAGGACTTGTTGCACCAGAAAGGGGACGAGTTATGGAGATTCGGCATGCTTGATTGGCTTGCAGATTATTACCTTTGGATTAAAGCTTTTCACATTATATCGGTGATCGCATGGATGGCAGGGCTTTTATATTTGCCGCGTCTCTTCGTTTATCATGCTGCTACAGTGCCCAAATCGGAAATCTCCAACACCTTTCTTAAGATGGAGTATCGGTTGAGTCGTATGATCATGTTACCTGCCATGATTTTGAGTTTTTCTTTTGGAAGTATCCTCCTTTTGATGCCTTCTTTGGACTGGCATTCAGGGTGGTTGCATATAAAATTATTTATGGTCTTGATTTTGGCTGGATTGCATGGTTATATGGTTGTGTTGTACAAGGAGTTCCTCCTTGAGAAACGACAGCGAACCCCGCGATTTTTCCGGATCATTAATGAGATTCCAGCTGTAATTATGATTATCATTGTCGTTATGGCCGTTGTAAAACCCTTTTGATTTGAGTGCCTTCGGAAAGTTTTTGGGACGTCTAATTTCAAACTTAAACCCAACTTATTCAACTAAACCTGGAAAAAATTATGAATATTAAAGACTTAAAGCAAAAAACGCCAGCTGAACTATTGTCTATGGCCGAGGAACTCGGAATTGAAAATTCCAGTTCGCTGCGCGTTCAAGATATGGTTTATGCTATTTTAAAGAAATCTGCGGAAAATGAAGTCACCATTTACGGTGAAGGCACAGTTGAAATTTTGCAAGATGGGTTTGGTTTTTTAAGATCTAGTCAGGCCAATTATTTGCCAGGACCGGACGACATCTACATATCCCCAAGCCAAGCGCGTCGTTTTGGGTTGCGCACTGGGGACACAGTAGAAGGAGAAATTCGAGCCCCTCGAGAAGGAGAGCGGTACTTTGCTCTGCTCAAGGTAAATACAGTTAACTTTCAAGATCCGGGAAAAGTTAGAAACCGGATAAATTTTGATAACTTAACTCCACTTTATCCAGAAGAGCGAATTTTACTCGAAAGCGCTAAGCCAGTTGGAAAGGATTTTACCCGCCGTGTTGTTGACTTAATAGTTCCACTTGGAAAAGGGCAACGTGCCTTGATTGTCGCCCCGCCCCGTTCGGGTAAAACTCTTATGCTACAGAATGTTGCTCACGCGATAGCAGAAAATAACCCGGATGCCTTTTTGATCGTTTTGTTGATCGATGAACGGCCAGAAGAAGTTACTGACATGAAGCGCTCAGTCAAAGGAGAAGTAATTAGCTCAACTTTTGATGAACCCGCTAACCGTCACGTACAAATTGCTGAAATGGTTATTGAAAAAGCCAAACGCCTCGTTGAACACAAACAGGATGTAATTATTCTTTTGGATAACATTACTCGTCTCGCCCGAGCCTACAACACTGTTGTACCATCTTCAGGTAAGGTTTTGACTGGTGGTGTTGATGCCAATGCTCTGCAACGCCCAAAACGCTTTTTTGGTGCCGCTCGTAATATCGAAGAAGGTGGTTCGCTAACGATCATTGCTACAGCACTTGTAGACACAGGGTCACGTATGGATGAGGTGATCTTTGAAGAATTTAAGGGAACAGGTAATGCAGAAATTATTCTTGATCGTAAACTTTCGGATAAACGTATTTTCCCAGCAATTGATATTACCAAATCAGGAACCCGAAAAGAGGACCTGCTAATTGGCAAAGAGGACTTGCAGAAAGTTTGGGTGCTGCGCCGCATCCTTGATCCTATGGGACCTCATGACGGAATGGAGTTTTTATTGAGCAAATTGCGTAACTCTAAAAACAACGCAGAGTTCTTTCAATCGATGAACAACTAATGATCGAATGTTTCACGTGAAACAATCGAAATTTTCTCTTGAGGATATTTTTTCAGAATGTGGTTGGGGTGAGTCTCATAACCCAACACAGATAAAAGAACGGTTAGAGCTTTACCTTGACTTGATTCGGCAATGGAATCAGGCGGTTAATTTGGTTGGCAAGAGCACGTTAAAAAACGGTTGGCAGCGACACATCTTAGATTCGGCTCAGCTATTGCCGTTTATTTATTCTTTAGATCAGAAAAAGACGGTGCTTGATATTGGAAGCGGAGCGGGACTTCCTGGTATAGTACTGGCGATCATGGGAGACTGCAAGGTAACTCTGGTTGAGGCCAACGCTCGTAAATGCCGCTTTCTAGAAGAGGTTGCTGTCCAAACCGATACGACAATTGAGGTGATACGAGCCCGCGCTGAAGAACTTGAGCCATGGACTGCAAATGTAATCGTAAGCAGGGCCCTGGCCCCCCTTTCCCAGTTACTTGCTTACAGTTTCCCATTTTGTACTGAATCAAGCCAGTGTTTGTTTCTAAAAGGCGAGGGAGCGAGGCAAGAAATCGAACAAGCACGGAATACATGGAATTTCGACGTTGAAATTTTTCCTAGCAAAACGAGTTGCCAGGGGACTGTGTTAAGGGTACAACATATACAGATGCGTAGGCGTTGTTCGTAAACGTGATTTTCTTGGAAAAGAATAAGGGTGAATATTAGTGAGCGCAACCATTGTTGCCATTGCCAATCAAAAAGGTGGAGTCGGTAAGACGACGACTGTTGTTAATGTTGCAACAGCTATGGCTGCAGTCGGTAAGAAGACGCTTTTAATTGATCTGGACCCACAGGGTAATGCAAGCAGTGGTTTTGGTTTTTCATCTGTATCGAGTGCCCCTGGAACTTACCAGGTGATTCTGGGAGAAATGGCTCTGGAATCTATAGTACAGAATACGGAAATCCCTAATTTATCCCTTCTTACTGCTTCTCCAGACTTGTCGGCAATTGAGCTTGAGATGGTTTTGCTGGAACGACGAGAGTATTTTTTGCAAAAAGCACTGGAATCAGTAGTCACGCGTTATGATTTTATTTTCATTGATTGCCCGCCGGCATTGGGGTTGTTAACACTCAACGCGTTGACAGCAGCACACAAGATTTTAATTCCGTTGCAATGTGAATATTATGCTCTTGAGGGATTAAGTCAGCTATTGCGTACCATTACGCGTATAAAACAAAAGCTTAACCCTGAATTGGCTATCTGGGGAATTGTGTTAACCATGTTTGATGCAAGAAGTGCTTTAAGCGAGCATGTGGCAAAAGATGTGCGACAATTTCTGGGTGAAAGTGTGCTTGATGCAGTGATTCCTCGCAACGTAAGAATTGCTGAGTCCCCTTCTCACGGAAAGCCTGCTCTGCTATACGATGTGGACTGCCAGGGGTCACGAGCTTATATCAAGTTGGTGGCAGAACTATTAAGAAAAATGGAGTAAAATATGACAGTATCTTCCACGATTAGCACACAACCCCTAGGGAGAGGACTATCGGCATTGTTGGGCCCAGAATCTGATCCTGATGTGCATATAATCTCAGTGCCACAGAATGAAACAGGAGCTTATGAGGTTCCAACCCATACGATTCGTGCCGGATCACAGCAGCCAAGAACTTTGTTCAATGAAGCAGAGTTGGCCGATCTTACGGCTTCGATCAAAGAGGTTGGTATTGTGCAACCCATTGTGGTGCGGCCAATTTCCGGGAAAGGAGAGGGTAGTGAGTACGAAATTATTGCAGGCGAAAGGCGATGGAGAGCTGCCAAGCGCTTAAACTTGTCCCAGGTTCCTGTGGTTATTCGGGAGTTTACCGATGAAGCAGCGCTTGAGGTGGGGTTGATTGAAAACTTGCAACGCCACGACTTATCGCCGATGGAAGAAGCAGAAGGTTTTCAGCAACTTATAAACAAGTTTAGCTGTACTCAAGAAACGTTGAGCCAACGACTTGGCAAAAGCCGCAGCTACATTGCTAACACGCTCAGGCTCTTGAATTTGCCGGAAGGTTTGAAAGACCACGTGCGAGCGGGTCGACTTTCTGCGGGCCATGCTCGGGTTCTTTTAAGTACAGATAATCCTGAAGAATTAGCTGAGGAAATTCTTCGTAATCACCTCAATGTCCGTGATGCTGAAAAGCGCCTAAAAACACAAAA
This window contains:
- the hemE gene encoding uroporphyrinogen decarboxylase — its product is MALLTKIFSGQKVEKTPCWLMRQSGRYLPEYMELRSKASNFVDFCLTPHIATEATLLPFQRYDFDAAIIFSDILIIPHALGQDVSFITGKGPQLSRLSQPSDLQALTTKKLPDVVAPVFEAIAAVRSRLPHEKDLIGFAGSPWTVACYMLEGQTSKTFSNAKTFAFKYPEAFQELLQLLVQATSDYLIQQVDAGAQVIQLFDSWASSVPEAQFDSWVVHPTRQIVSSVKARHPGVPIIGFPRGVGPLYLEYVSGTGVDGVSLDSFLPLKWALENLPNNVVLQGALDPQILVVGGALMEQEVKRQLALVAGRPHIFNLGHGIVPETPPEHVETLLDLVKAGHEQ
- the hemH gene encoding ferrochelatase, which produces MNSKLNKTAVVLFNLGGPDNLEAVRPFLFNLFNDPAILQIPNPFRTLLARVISWRRTPEAQKIYGAIGGKSPILENTQAQADALELALGDGFKVFVCMRYWHPMAKGVVTELQKYAPQRIVLLSLYPQYSTTTIESSLKDWYQNAALCFSKTPIDKIECYPTIAGLVDFFADEIKKAISKCEKLDKTPRILFSAHGLPQKIVDQGDPYQQQVEETVNAILASIGRSVDSQICYQSRVGPLQWLGPATDNEIIRAGKEGKSVILVPVSFVSEHSETLYELDIQYKALADQSGVPKFYRVATVGCTPAFINDLAGLVAPERGRVMEIRHA
- the hemJ gene encoding protoporphyrinogen oxidase HemJ, which codes for MLDWLADYYLWIKAFHIISVIAWMAGLLYLPRLFVYHAATVPKSEISNTFLKMEYRLSRMIMLPAMILSFSFGSILLLMPSLDWHSGWLHIKLFMVLILAGLHGYMVVLYKEFLLEKRQRTPRFFRIINEIPAVIMIIIVVMAVVKPF
- the rho gene encoding transcription termination factor Rho; amino-acid sequence: MNIKDLKQKTPAELLSMAEELGIENSSSLRVQDMVYAILKKSAENEVTIYGEGTVEILQDGFGFLRSSQANYLPGPDDIYISPSQARRFGLRTGDTVEGEIRAPREGERYFALLKVNTVNFQDPGKVRNRINFDNLTPLYPEERILLESAKPVGKDFTRRVVDLIVPLGKGQRALIVAPPRSGKTLMLQNVAHAIAENNPDAFLIVLLIDERPEEVTDMKRSVKGEVISSTFDEPANRHVQIAEMVIEKAKRLVEHKQDVIILLDNITRLARAYNTVVPSSGKVLTGGVDANALQRPKRFFGAARNIEEGGSLTIIATALVDTGSRMDEVIFEEFKGTGNAEIILDRKLSDKRIFPAIDITKSGTRKEDLLIGKEDLQKVWVLRRILDPMGPHDGMEFLLSKLRNSKNNAEFFQSMNN
- the rsmG gene encoding 16S rRNA (guanine(527)-N(7))-methyltransferase RsmG, with product MFHVKQSKFSLEDIFSECGWGESHNPTQIKERLELYLDLIRQWNQAVNLVGKSTLKNGWQRHILDSAQLLPFIYSLDQKKTVLDIGSGAGLPGIVLAIMGDCKVTLVEANARKCRFLEEVAVQTDTTIEVIRARAEELEPWTANVIVSRALAPLSQLLAYSFPFCTESSQCLFLKGEGARQEIEQARNTWNFDVEIFPSKTSCQGTVLRVQHIQMRRRCS
- a CDS encoding AAA family ATPase, which produces MSATIVAIANQKGGVGKTTTVVNVATAMAAVGKKTLLIDLDPQGNASSGFGFSSVSSAPGTYQVILGEMALESIVQNTEIPNLSLLTASPDLSAIELEMVLLERREYFLQKALESVVTRYDFIFIDCPPALGLLTLNALTAAHKILIPLQCEYYALEGLSQLLRTITRIKQKLNPELAIWGIVLTMFDARSALSEHVAKDVRQFLGESVLDAVIPRNVRIAESPSHGKPALLYDVDCQGSRAYIKLVAELLRKME
- a CDS encoding ParB/RepB/Spo0J family partition protein, which produces MTVSSTISTQPLGRGLSALLGPESDPDVHIISVPQNETGAYEVPTHTIRAGSQQPRTLFNEAELADLTASIKEVGIVQPIVVRPISGKGEGSEYEIIAGERRWRAAKRLNLSQVPVVIREFTDEAALEVGLIENLQRHDLSPMEEAEGFQQLINKFSCTQETLSQRLGKSRSYIANTLRLLNLPEGLKDHVRAGRLSAGHARVLLSTDNPEELAEEILRNHLNVRDAEKRLKTQKSNKAPVHQRQEDSKDTEILGLEQMLTSTLEAPVKVQVKGDKAVLIITCPSLRKLDDVIEKITKEG